One Aegilops tauschii subsp. strangulata cultivar AL8/78 chromosome 7, Aet v6.0, whole genome shotgun sequence genomic window carries:
- the LOC109770841 gene encoding uncharacterized protein: MREKSILEQWMAAVRKCRKTAFQSTLMPILLMLLQIMKQRLVVLPPQPQLGTSVEECQKRSLLVAPRPSDIDSNEDVSRDADKDPEFDKDNEREPDKDIEDHPRKAKRQKSSGNEGFRNRGSPARLYKLNKSLISDQKGVIIDKEFGGLLDLASTTMDADLSQWIMKHYDPEKSQIVIPERGEILVDATSFHRIWGLPNRGRKVCLENRPDITKAIYSI, from the exons ATGCGCGAGAAATCGATTTTG GAACAATGGATGGCAGCAGTAAGGAAATGCAGGAAGACCGCCTTCCAGTCAACCCTGATGCCGATCCTTCTAATGTTACTGCAGATAATGAAACAGAG GCTCGTAGTACTGCCCCCACAACCACAATTGGGTACAAGCGTCGAAGAATGTCAAAAGCGATCATTGCTCGTGGCCCCCCGTCCATCAGATATTGATAGCAACGAGGATGTATCTAGAGATGCTGACAAGGACCCTGAATTTGACAAAGATAACGAGCGTGAACCTGACAAAGATATTGAGGATCATCCAAGAAAAGCAAAGCGCCAAAAGTCTTCAGGAAATGAG GGTTTTAGGAATAGAGGATCGCCTGCAAGGCTGTATAAACTAAACAAATCTCTTATATCTGACCAAAAGGGTGTCATCATTGACAAAGAGTTCGGGGGTTTGTTGGACCTCGCATCCACTACAATGGATGCAGATCTCAGCCAATGGATTATGAAGCACTACGACCCCGAAAAGTCCCAAATTGTTATACCAGAGAGGGGGGAGATCCTGGTAGATGCAACGAGCTTTCATAGAATATGGGGGTTGCCAAACAGGGGCAGAAAGGTCTGTTTGGAGAATCGTCCTGACATCACAAAGGCCATTTATAGCATCTAG